From the Anoplopoma fimbria isolate UVic2021 breed Golden Eagle Sablefish chromosome 14, Afim_UVic_2022, whole genome shotgun sequence genome, one window contains:
- the LOC129102712 gene encoding uncharacterized protein LOC129102712 — translation MAMLNASIKYKKTISKSILIREGPPTVYQLRPEKENIGTLTRMTLGEKNPEKINKTILLVGETGTGKSTLINALVNHFMRVEWKDNVWFQIVEDEKKKQSESQTSDVTVYEIFGFEEETLPFSLTIIDTPGYGDAEGIEKDFMISQRLLDLFRSDDGVHEINAVCLVLKAAENRVSDRLRYILDSVMSLFGKNMEKNIVTLITHSDGLTPENALQALDAAKIKCARNKEKEPFHFLFNNRQSNERTPKYKVSLKGAWDLSMDQMDEFADFLKKASPQNLMTTVEVLKAQTRITACIQNLKERIELTELKQREIHQTQEALKKHEEKMKNNEKFTVEVDEPYKDKEEVSEWRWWALGMNYGGSVTCNVCEENCHYPCTLAWYPEHCKVMEGGRCTSCTKKCPVSDHVKEKKIYVNKTRKVPKTEEGMKEKYEKSKAEGDKSTSLLENLKKEMEDLQRGKDELLEESFQHVLKLEQIALNANSLSTHVHLDFLLEKMKERGDTKKVQKLEEMKRRMEEDKGIKAALQYMRGKLAAGKAAVGWK, via the exons ATGGCAATGCT GAACGCCTCAATCAAATATAAGAAAACCATCTCAAAAAGTATTCTGATCCGTGAAGGACCTCCTACTGTCTACCAGCTGAGACCAGAGAAAGAGAATATTGGAACTCTGACAAGAATGACTCTTGGTGAAAAGAATCCAGAGAAGATAAACAAAACCATCTTGCTTGTTGGTGAAACAGGAACTGGAAAATCTACTCTGATCAACGCTCTGGTCAACCACTTCATGAGAGTGGAGTGGAAGGACAATGTCTGGTTTCAGATCGTAGAGGacgagaagaaaaaacaatcagagaGTCAGACATCAGATGTGACCGTGTACGAGATCTTTGGTTTTGAAGAAGAAACTCTGCCCTTCTCTCTGACCATCATCGATACTCCTGGATATGGAGACGCAGAAGGGATTGAAAAAGATTTCATGATCAGTCAAAGATTGTTGGACTTGTTCCGCTCAGATGATGGAGTTCATGAGATCAACGCAGTCTGTCTGGTGCTGAAAGCAGCCGAGAATCGAGTGAGTGACCGACTGAGGTACATCTTAGATTCAGTGATGTCTCTGTTTGGAAAGAACATGGAGAAGAACATTGTCACCCTCATCACACACTCAGACGGTCTGACACCTGAAAATGCTCTTCAAGCCCTCGATGCTGCAAAGATCAAATGTGCcagaaataaagagaaggagccttttcattttctgttcaaTAACCGCCAGAGCAATGAGAGAACACCCAAATATAAGGTTTCTTTAAAAGGTGCATGGGACTTATCAATGGACCAAATGGATGAATTTGCTGATTTCCTGAAAAAAGCTTCACCTCAGAACCTGATGACAACAGTGGAAGTGTTGAAGGCACAAACTAGAATCACTGCCTGCATCCAAAACCTGAAAGAGAGAATCGAGTTGACTGaactgaaacagagagaaatccATCAGACTCAGGAAGCTCTGAAGAAACAtgaagaaaagatgaagaaCAATGAGAAGTTCACTGTAGAGGTTGATGAGCCCTACAAAGATAAAGAAGAGGTCAGTGAGTGGAGATGGTGGGCGTTAGGGATGAATTATGGAGGATCTGTCACCTGTAATGTCTGCGAGGAGAACTGTCACTATCCATGTACACTGGCCTGGTATCCAGAACACTGTAAGGTCATGGAAGGAGGACGCTGCACTTCATGTACCAAGAAGTGTCCTGTATCAGATCAcgtgaaagaaaagaagatcTATGTTAACAAGACGAGGAAAGTTCCAAAGACCGaagaaggaatgaaagagaagTATGAGAAGAGTAAAGCAGAAGGTGACAAGTCAACAAGCCTTCTGGagaatctaaaaaaagaaatggaagatcttcagagaggaaaagatgaGCTGTTGGAGGAGTCCTTTCAGCATGTCCTCAAACTGGAGCAGATCGCCCTGAATGCTAACTCACTGTCCACTCATGTCCACCTGGACTTCCTGctggagaagatgaaggagagaggagacacaaagaAGGTCCAGAAACTGGAGGAGATGAAACGTCGAATGGAAGAAGATAAAGGAATCAAAGCAGCGCTGCAATACATGCGTGGTAAACTAGCAGCTGGTAAAGCAGCTGTAGGATGGAAGTAG